The following proteins are encoded in a genomic region of Enterocloster clostridioformis:
- a CDS encoding nitroreductase family protein, whose amino-acid sequence MNETLNTILTRRSTRKFSDKPIPEDEMELIVQAALHAPSGMGLQTWQFTVVRNREKIQMLAAAIEKTLDRQGYDMYQPQVLVIPSNEKESRFGREDDACAMENIFLAAHSLGIGSVWINQLQGICDEPAIRQILTSFGVPSDHVVYGMAALGYAADTKADKARTGKVVYVD is encoded by the coding sequence ATGAATGAGACACTGAATACGATTTTGACCAGGAGAAGTACCAGAAAGTTTTCAGACAAGCCCATTCCTGAGGATGAGATGGAGCTGATTGTACAGGCAGCCCTTCATGCGCCCAGCGGAATGGGACTCCAGACATGGCAGTTTACGGTTGTGAGAAACAGGGAGAAAATCCAGATGCTGGCAGCGGCCATTGAAAAGACGCTGGACCGTCAGGGATATGATATGTACCAGCCCCAGGTTCTGGTTATTCCATCCAATGAAAAGGAGAGCCGCTTCGGCAGGGAGGACGATGCGTGTGCCATGGAAAACATTTTCCTTGCCGCCCATTCCCTTGGAATTGGTTCTGTGTGGATTAACCAGCTCCAGGGAATCTGCGATGAGCCGGCCATCCGTCAGATACTGACATCCTTTGGAGTGCCTTCTGACCATGTGGTATACGGTATGGCGGCTCTTGGATACGCGGCAGACACTAAGGCGGATAAGGCCCGTACAGGTAAAGTGGTATATGTGGATTAG
- the recG gene encoding ATP-dependent DNA helicase RecG, whose protein sequence is MLNRQPVNSLKGIGEKTGKLFEKLGVVTIDDLLAYYPRAYDAYEAPVPIGQLKEQTIMAVESALVRGADLVRLGHMQIVSVQLKDLTGSLQVSWYNMPYMRANLKTGVKYVFRGRVVRKRGRMVMEQPEVFTPESYEVLAGSMQPVYGQTRGLSNKTIVRAQQMALEVRKMEKEYMPPDLRRRYELAEINYAMEHIHFPADQTELLFARKRLVFDEFFMFLVGVRRLKEHREDRHSAFMIKEAEEVTAFQSSLPYALTGAQERALREVYDDMGSGLVMNRLIQGDVGSGKTIIAILALLQAAYNGYQGALMVPTEVLARQHFESMTSLFEKQGIEKVPVLVTGSMTAKEKRLAYAKIASHEADIIIGTHALIQEKVVYDNLALVITDEQHRFGVGQRELLSSKGQEPHVLVMSATPIPRTLAIILYGDLDISVIDELPAGRQTIKNCVVDPGYRPKAYTFIERQVAEGHQAYVICPMVEESEMIEAENVLDYTKALKKALPPSVIVEYLHGKMKGKEKNALMERFAAGEIHVLVSTTVIEVGVNVPNATVMMIENAERFGLAQLHQLRGRVGRGKDQSYCIMVNCSRDEGAGERLDILNRSNDGFYIASEDLKLRGPGDIFGLRQSGDMEFKLADIFTDANILKKVSEEVNRLLDEDPGLEKDEHRELKRKVEEYLGTNYEKLNL, encoded by the coding sequence ATGTTGAACAGACAGCCGGTAAACTCGTTAAAAGGAATTGGCGAGAAGACAGGCAAACTATTTGAAAAACTGGGGGTCGTCACCATAGATGACCTTCTGGCCTATTATCCCAGGGCATACGATGCATACGAGGCTCCGGTGCCCATAGGGCAGTTAAAGGAGCAGACCATCATGGCTGTGGAGTCGGCGCTGGTGAGGGGAGCTGACCTGGTGCGCCTGGGCCATATGCAGATTGTCTCGGTACAGCTTAAGGACCTGACTGGATCCCTCCAGGTATCCTGGTATAACATGCCCTACATGAGGGCAAATTTAAAGACCGGCGTGAAGTATGTATTCCGGGGCAGGGTGGTAAGGAAAAGGGGCCGGATGGTCATGGAACAGCCGGAGGTATTTACTCCGGAAAGCTACGAGGTCCTGGCAGGCTCCATGCAGCCTGTATACGGACAGACCAGGGGTCTGAGCAATAAGACCATTGTACGGGCGCAGCAGATGGCCCTGGAAGTGCGGAAGATGGAGAAGGAGTACATGCCGCCGGATTTAAGGCGCAGGTATGAGCTGGCGGAAATCAATTACGCCATGGAACATATCCATTTTCCGGCTGACCAGACAGAGCTGCTCTTTGCCAGGAAACGTCTGGTATTTGACGAGTTCTTCATGTTCCTGGTTGGTGTCAGGCGTCTGAAGGAGCACAGGGAGGACAGGCATTCTGCCTTTATGATAAAGGAGGCAGAAGAGGTGACCGCCTTTCAATCCAGTCTGCCATACGCCCTTACAGGGGCGCAGGAAAGGGCTCTGAGGGAAGTATATGACGATATGGGAAGCGGCCTGGTGATGAACCGCCTGATTCAGGGTGACGTGGGATCCGGCAAGACCATCATTGCTATTCTGGCCCTGCTGCAGGCTGCATATAATGGATACCAGGGCGCGCTTATGGTACCCACGGAGGTGCTGGCCAGACAGCACTTTGAGTCCATGACCAGCCTTTTTGAAAAGCAGGGAATTGAAAAGGTTCCCGTGCTGGTCACCGGCTCCATGACGGCCAAGGAAAAGCGTCTGGCATATGCAAAGATTGCCAGCCACGAGGCGGACATTATAATCGGCACACATGCCCTGATTCAGGAAAAGGTGGTGTACGACAACCTTGCCCTGGTTATCACCGACGAGCAGCACCGTTTTGGTGTGGGACAGAGGGAGCTTCTCAGCAGCAAGGGACAGGAACCCCATGTGCTGGTAATGAGCGCCACGCCCATTCCGCGTACACTGGCCATCATCCTGTACGGAGATTTGGATATATCCGTCATAGATGAACTGCCTGCGGGACGCCAGACCATAAAAAACTGTGTGGTGGATCCTGGCTATCGTCCAAAGGCATATACATTCATTGAGCGCCAGGTGGCGGAGGGCCATCAGGCTTACGTTATCTGTCCCATGGTGGAGGAGAGCGAGATGATTGAGGCTGAGAATGTGCTGGATTACACCAAGGCCCTGAAGAAAGCGCTGCCGCCGTCCGTTATAGTGGAATATCTCCACGGCAAGATGAAGGGCAAGGAGAAAAATGCCCTTATGGAGCGCTTTGCGGCGGGAGAAATTCATGTACTGGTATCCACCACTGTCATTGAGGTGGGAGTCAATGTGCCAAATGCCACGGTGATGATGATTGAAAATGCGGAGCGGTTCGGCCTGGCCCAGCTCCATCAGCTCCGCGGACGGGTAGGAAGGGGAAAGGACCAGTCCTACTGCATTATGGTCAACTGTTCCCGGGATGAAGGGGCAGGAGAACGCCTGGATATACTAAACCGTTCCAATGACGGGTTTTATATCGCCTCAGAGGATTTGAAGCTGCGGGGACCAGGGGATATCTTCGGCCTGCGTCAGAGTGGGGACATGGAATTTAAGCTGGCAGATATATTTACAGATGCCAATATTTTAAAAAAGGTTTCTGAGGAAGTGAACCGGCTTCTGGATGAGGATCCCGGGCTGGAAAAGGATGAGCACAGGGAGTTGAAGCGGAAGGTGGAGGAGTATCTGGGAACCAATTATGAAAAGCTGAACCTGTAG
- a CDS encoding alpha/beta-type small acid-soluble spore protein, whose product MSNNSNRTNVPEAKEAMDRFKMEVANEIGVPLTNGYNGNLTSAQNGSVGGYMVKKMIEAQERQMAGK is encoded by the coding sequence ATGTCTAACAATTCTAACAGAACAAATGTACCTGAAGCAAAGGAAGCAATGGACAGATTTAAGATGGAGGTTGCTAACGAGATTGGTGTACCGTTAACCAACGGATACAATGGTAACCTGACTTCTGCACAGAATGGTTCCGTAGGTGGCTATATGGTTAAGAAGATGATTGAAGCCCAGGAGCGTCAGATGGCAGGTAAATAA
- a CDS encoding DDE-type integrase/transposase/recombinase — MQTIKKDLNWRDNEALSRYTLIAPLLDESLDPAKRSQLREEAASKSGLSERTIFRYLAAYEEKGFEGLKPVVPAQAVVSGRLPDNYRKIVEQAIQLRKEVPRRSVEQLIFILEQEGWAEPGVLKRPTLQRHLYKAGFGTRQMQTYASARESSSKRFCKPNRMMMLQADIKYGCKLPIGKNGAMVQTYLSSAIDDHSRYLVHSRFYDNQEESIVEDTFRNVLLKAGACDAVYFDNGSQYVAKQLKFSLARLGITVRHAKVRSGKSKGKIEKFHQVVDAFLREARIHKVKTLEELNRHWKNYLEEYYHKQPHEGIREYYESLGMPVPPEGITPLQEWNRDCRPLKFLDTSVVAEAFLHHEERLVDKGGCISFQGRKYETKPSLIGFRVEISYDPASPETITIRHKGIEPFTAKPLEMRPFCDKKDPLPISMQETEPDNSRMLEALEKKSAASKKHMADAISFGQYRKDGGSNV; from the coding sequence ATGCAGACAATCAAAAAAGATTTAAACTGGAGGGATAACGAGGCGCTCTCACGCTACACCTTGATCGCGCCACTGCTTGATGAGAGCCTGGATCCCGCCAAACGCAGCCAGCTGCGGGAAGAAGCAGCCTCAAAGTCAGGCTTATCCGAGCGTACCATCTTCCGGTACCTTGCCGCCTATGAAGAAAAAGGCTTCGAGGGTCTCAAACCCGTCGTGCCGGCTCAGGCGGTTGTCTCCGGGAGGCTGCCGGATAATTACCGGAAGATTGTGGAGCAGGCAATCCAACTGAGGAAGGAAGTACCCAGGCGGAGCGTGGAGCAGCTCATCTTCATCCTGGAGCAGGAGGGCTGGGCGGAGCCGGGCGTACTCAAGCGCCCTACCCTGCAGCGTCACCTTTATAAAGCCGGTTTCGGCACGAGACAGATGCAGACATACGCAAGCGCACGCGAAAGCTCGTCCAAACGTTTCTGCAAGCCCAACAGGATGATGATGCTGCAGGCTGATATCAAGTATGGGTGTAAGCTCCCCATAGGGAAAAACGGGGCGATGGTGCAGACATATCTGTCCTCCGCCATCGATGACCACTCCAGATACCTGGTCCATTCCCGGTTTTATGACAACCAGGAGGAAAGCATCGTGGAGGATACCTTCCGGAACGTCCTCTTGAAGGCCGGGGCTTGTGATGCCGTATACTTTGACAACGGTTCGCAGTATGTGGCAAAACAGCTGAAATTCTCCCTTGCCAGACTTGGGATTACGGTTCGGCACGCAAAAGTCCGCAGCGGAAAATCAAAGGGGAAAATAGAAAAATTCCATCAGGTGGTCGATGCTTTTCTCAGGGAGGCCCGGATCCATAAGGTCAAAACACTGGAAGAGCTTAACCGGCACTGGAAAAACTACCTGGAGGAATACTACCATAAGCAGCCGCACGAGGGCATCCGGGAGTATTATGAGAGCCTTGGCATGCCCGTCCCACCAGAAGGGATCACCCCTCTCCAGGAGTGGAACCGGGACTGCCGGCCTTTAAAGTTCCTGGATACATCCGTAGTGGCGGAAGCGTTCCTCCATCATGAAGAACGCCTTGTTGACAAGGGCGGCTGTATCAGCTTTCAGGGCCGCAAATATGAGACAAAACCGTCCCTTATCGGTTTCCGGGTGGAGATTTCCTATGACCCTGCTTCGCCGGAAACCATCACGATCCGCCATAAAGGGATTGAACCGTTTACCGCAAAGCCGCTCGAAATGAGGCCGTTTTGTGATAAAAAAGACCCCCTGCCGATTTCCATGCAGGAAACGGAGCCGGATAATTCCCGTATGCTGGAGGCGCTGGAAAAGAAGAGCGCAGCATCCAAAAAGCACATGGCAGATGCCATCTCTTTCGGACAGTACAGGAAGGATGGTGGCAGCAATGTATAA
- a CDS encoding DUF6431 domain-containing protein, producing the protein MIIVSEYTESDKGDGVITIHCNENCICPICRSPVSHRDWKPRIMKLDGGQVVWLMIERRRCDNEGCRRLHSLLPDKLVPYKHYGSDLIAAVLDGDIMPEDTMNEDYPCDETIRRWHHWLMANFSRTEGYCRQAMSLLRNPGLAGAAILETIRKSCDRWLPAVLRMVYNSGGFLVSV; encoded by the coding sequence ATGATTATTGTATCAGAGTACACGGAATCTGACAAGGGGGATGGCGTAATTACTATCCATTGTAACGAAAATTGTATATGCCCCATATGCCGGTCCCCTGTCAGCCACCGTGACTGGAAACCACGAATCATGAAGCTGGATGGCGGACAGGTGGTGTGGCTGATGATTGAGCGGAGACGGTGTGACAATGAGGGCTGCCGGAGGCTTCACAGTCTTCTCCCTGATAAGCTCGTCCCTTATAAGCATTATGGCTCCGACCTTATCGCTGCCGTGCTGGATGGTGATATCATGCCGGAGGATACCATGAACGAGGATTATCCTTGTGATGAAACCATACGGCGGTGGCACCACTGGCTTATGGCAAACTTCTCCCGGACAGAAGGTTACTGTCGGCAGGCTATGAGCCTCTTAAGGAATCCCGGACTGGCCGGCGCGGCCATTTTGGAAACAATTAGGAAATCCTGTGACAGGTGGCTTCCCGCTGTCCTGCGCATGGTCTATAACTCAGGCGGTTTCCTGGTATCCGTCTGA
- a CDS encoding ROK family protein, producing the protein MKYVLGFDIGGTKSAVLLASPDKEHVVFLERKSIPTHGTWKEVLGCLADMGKAFLETHRISREKCCLGISCGGPLDSGRGVILSPPNLPGWDQVPVVSYLAQRLGMDARLKNDADACALAEWRYGAGKSCRHMIFLTFGTGLGAGLILNGRLYEGACGMAGEAGHVRLAEDGPVGYAKAGSFEGFCSGGGIARLARSMAEDALMAGRAVSYMKDGGLEGITARDVAEAADMGYADARNVLAVSGRYFGRGLAMLVDILNPERIVAGGIYARAGRFLKEEMEKELRREALPANVNACCILPSGLGEQIGDYGAVMAAMEIWEE; encoded by the coding sequence ATGAAATATGTATTGGGCTTTGACATAGGCGGAACGAAATCAGCTGTCCTTCTGGCCAGTCCGGATAAAGAACATGTGGTATTTCTGGAGAGAAAATCCATTCCCACTCACGGGACATGGAAGGAAGTGCTGGGCTGCCTTGCGGATATGGGGAAAGCCTTTCTGGAAACGCACCGGATATCCAGGGAAAAATGCTGCCTCGGCATTTCCTGCGGAGGGCCGTTAGACAGCGGCAGAGGCGTGATTCTGTCGCCGCCTAATCTGCCGGGGTGGGACCAGGTGCCGGTTGTGTCCTATCTGGCACAGCGCTTGGGCATGGACGCAAGACTTAAGAACGACGCGGATGCCTGTGCCCTGGCAGAATGGCGGTATGGGGCTGGCAAGAGCTGCCGACACATGATTTTCCTTACCTTTGGAACAGGACTGGGGGCAGGATTGATTTTAAACGGAAGGCTATACGAAGGAGCATGCGGCATGGCAGGGGAAGCAGGGCATGTACGGCTGGCAGAGGACGGACCTGTGGGCTACGCAAAGGCAGGAAGCTTTGAGGGATTTTGCAGCGGGGGAGGAATCGCGCGGCTGGCCAGGTCCATGGCAGAGGATGCCCTTATGGCAGGCCGCGCGGTTTCTTACATGAAGGATGGAGGGCTGGAAGGTATTACAGCCAGAGATGTGGCGGAAGCTGCGGATATGGGGTATGCAGATGCCAGAAACGTTCTGGCAGTGTCCGGCCGGTATTTTGGCCGGGGTCTTGCCATGCTGGTGGACATTTTGAATCCCGAGAGGATTGTAGCAGGAGGAATCTATGCAAGGGCCGGCAGATTCCTCAAGGAAGAGATGGAAAAGGAGCTTCGGAGAGAGGCACTCCCAGCCAATGTAAATGCCTGCTGTATCCTGCCTTCCGGCCTGGGGGAACAGATTGGGGATTACGGGGCTGTGATGGCGGCCATGGAGATATGGGAGGAGTAA
- a CDS encoding Bax inhibitor-1 family protein has product MNENMMNRSYEVQVEGDSLGRYTAKTFGWMFAGLLITFIVAVGFAMTGTIFYVYSFRYWPLALLAAELGVVIYLSARIEKMSVGMARSLFFLYAALNGIVFSAYLFAFSLEILWMVFGITALFFGIMALIGWFGNINFTKLRPFMIGGLVFLFFYWIFAMFIDLSAFDTIVSTVGIFLFLILTAYDVKKIQAFHAYYGQMPEMAAKASIFSALQLYLDFINLFVYIMRILGRRK; this is encoded by the coding sequence ATGAATGAAAACATGATGAACAGATCTTATGAAGTTCAGGTAGAGGGAGACTCCCTGGGACGCTACACGGCAAAGACCTTTGGCTGGATGTTTGCAGGACTTTTGATTACTTTTATTGTCGCAGTCGGCTTTGCGATGACAGGTACGATTTTCTATGTATATTCCTTCCGGTACTGGCCTCTGGCTCTTCTGGCAGCTGAGCTGGGAGTGGTGATTTATCTCTCAGCCAGGATTGAGAAGATGTCTGTGGGGATGGCCAGGAGCTTATTCTTCCTGTACGCTGCCCTTAACGGTATTGTATTCAGCGCATATTTATTTGCCTTCAGCCTGGAGATACTGTGGATGGTATTCGGCATCACGGCCCTGTTCTTTGGAATCATGGCCCTGATTGGATGGTTTGGCAATATTAATTTTACCAAACTCCGTCCCTTCATGATTGGAGGGCTTGTATTCCTGTTTTTCTACTGGATTTTTGCAATGTTCATTGATTTAAGCGCATTTGATACCATTGTATCCACTGTGGGAATTTTCCTGTTCCTGATACTGACCGCTTATGATGTGAAGAAGATACAGGCATTCCACGCATACTACGGCCAGATGCCTGAGATGGCAGCCAAGGCATCCATCTTCTCTGCACTGCAGCTTTATCTGGATTTTATCAACCTCTTTGTCTATATTATGAGGATTTTGGGGCGGAGGAAGTAA
- a CDS encoding Asp23/Gls24 family envelope stress response protein, which translates to MKGRISNKMGEIQINPDVIALYAGTIAVECFGIVGMAAVSMKDGLVKLLKRESLTHGINVDINDNKISIDFHVIVSYGVSISAVSDNLIESVKYRVEEFTGMEVEKINIYVEGVRVID; encoded by the coding sequence ATGAAGGGACGAATCAGCAATAAAATGGGCGAAATCCAGATTAACCCGGACGTGATTGCTTTATATGCAGGAACCATCGCAGTTGAATGTTTTGGCATTGTGGGTATGGCAGCAGTCAGCATGAAGGACGGGCTGGTTAAACTTTTAAAGAGAGAGAGCCTGACCCATGGAATCAACGTGGATATAAATGATAATAAGATATCCATTGATTTTCACGTAATCGTATCTTATGGGGTCAGTATTTCGGCTGTATCTGACAACTTGATTGAAAGCGTGAAATACAGAGTAGAAGAATTCACCGGCATGGAGGTTGAGAAAATCAACATCTATGTGGAAGGTGTTAGAGTGATTGACTAG
- a CDS encoding ExeA family protein produces MYKAFYEMQRLPFVRDIPSGMLYESPAMADTLGRLSYVADRQLFAVVTADAGCGKSTLVRRFVETLPKEEYIFLYLSDSKLTPRWFYKGMLDQLGVESKFYRGDAKRQLQKEVEIIRGVQGRKVVCILDEAHLLEKETIEEFRFLLNYKFDSMSPMALVLVGQTELWDKLRLQRYAAVGQRIDLSCILPHLDRAQTERYIRSHLAYAGGRQDIFTDKAMDEIFRESTGIPRRINRICNGCLMYASQQGKRLTDEHQVRFVLEHEMLGGEA; encoded by the coding sequence ATGTATAAAGCTTTTTACGAAATGCAGCGTCTCCCTTTCGTGCGCGATATCCCGTCGGGGATGCTGTATGAGTCACCGGCGATGGCGGACACCCTTGGGCGCCTGTCTTATGTGGCAGACCGCCAGCTGTTCGCCGTGGTGACGGCGGATGCCGGGTGCGGCAAGTCAACGCTGGTGCGCCGTTTTGTGGAGACGCTCCCCAAAGAGGAATATATCTTCCTCTACCTGTCGGACTCCAAACTGACCCCAAGATGGTTCTACAAAGGCATGCTCGACCAGCTGGGCGTGGAATCAAAGTTCTACCGCGGCGATGCCAAGAGGCAGCTTCAGAAGGAGGTGGAGATCATCCGCGGCGTGCAGGGCAGGAAAGTCGTCTGCATCCTGGATGAAGCACACCTTCTGGAAAAAGAGACCATTGAGGAATTCCGCTTCCTGCTGAATTATAAATTCGATTCTATGAGCCCTATGGCACTCGTGCTCGTCGGGCAGACGGAGCTGTGGGATAAACTCCGGCTCCAGCGGTATGCGGCCGTCGGGCAGCGGATTGATTTAAGCTGCATCCTGCCCCATCTTGACCGTGCGCAGACGGAAAGATATATCCGTTCCCACCTTGCGTATGCCGGAGGCAGGCAGGATATCTTTACCGATAAGGCCATGGACGAGATCTTCCGCGAGTCCACGGGGATCCCAAGGCGCATCAACCGGATCTGTAACGGCTGCCTGATGTACGCCAGCCAGCAGGGAAAGCGTCTCACGGACGAACATCAGGTAAGGTTTGTCCTCGAACATGAGATGCTGGGAGGTGAGGCCTGA
- a CDS encoding DAK2 domain-containing protein, whose protein sequence is MGISTIDAGMLKNAFLAGAKGLEAKKDWINELNVFPVPDGDTGTNMTLTIMAAAREVAELENPTMDQLAKAISSGSLRGARGNSGVILSQLLRGFTKEIKAVEEIDTTILANAMVRGTETAYKAVMKPKEGTILTVAKAMADKGLEMASQTDDMEEFVKEVIEYGDYVLGQTPEMLPVLKQAGVVDSGGQGLMQVVKGAVDGLLGKTVDFSLDTVLDSRKTPAAGAGAAKGAARTDIDTADIKFGYCTEFIINLEKDYTDKDEAELKSYLESIGDSLVVVSDDEIVKVHVHTNHPGLAFEKALAYGSLSRMKIDNMREEHQERVIQDSERLAKEQAAGEQAGKDQESGDEASSERREYGFIAVSSGEGLSDIFRGIGADCLIEGGQTMNPSTEDMLKAIDRVNAENIFILPNNKNIIMAAQQARDLTEDKNIIVIPSRTVPQGITALVNFMPDLGPEENTQTMTEEMGNVRTAQITYAVRTTNIDGIDIEEGDIMALGDHGMLAVGKSVDAVALDAMKEMLDEECELVTIYYGADVSEHEADTLRAQAQEQYPDKEIELQYGGQPIYYYLISAE, encoded by the coding sequence GTGGGTATAAGTACGATTGACGCCGGTATGCTTAAGAATGCCTTCCTGGCAGGAGCAAAGGGGTTAGAGGCAAAAAAGGACTGGATTAATGAACTGAATGTATTTCCCGTGCCGGACGGGGATACGGGAACCAATATGACGCTTACCATTATGGCGGCGGCGAGGGAAGTGGCGGAGCTTGAGAACCCTACCATGGACCAGCTGGCAAAAGCCATTTCATCCGGTTCCCTGCGCGGGGCAAGAGGAAATTCAGGAGTTATATTATCACAGCTTCTCAGAGGCTTTACAAAAGAAATAAAAGCAGTGGAGGAGATTGATACCACCATCCTGGCAAACGCCATGGTGAGGGGAACTGAAACAGCATACAAGGCTGTCATGAAACCAAAGGAAGGAACCATTCTGACTGTGGCCAAGGCCATGGCGGATAAGGGCCTGGAGATGGCTTCACAGACAGATGACATGGAGGAATTTGTAAAGGAAGTCATAGAATACGGCGATTACGTGCTGGGCCAGACGCCGGAGATGCTTCCCGTGTTAAAACAGGCGGGTGTGGTGGATTCCGGCGGACAGGGGCTGATGCAGGTGGTCAAAGGAGCCGTGGACGGCCTTCTGGGCAAGACAGTGGACTTTTCCCTGGACACGGTACTGGACAGCCGGAAAACGCCTGCAGCCGGCGCAGGAGCCGCTAAGGGCGCCGCAAGGACGGACATAGATACGGCAGATATCAAATTTGGGTACTGCACCGAATTCATCATAAATCTGGAGAAAGATTACACGGATAAGGATGAGGCGGAGTTAAAGTCATATTTGGAATCCATTGGTGATTCCCTGGTAGTGGTATCGGACGATGAGATTGTGAAGGTGCATGTGCACACCAACCATCCAGGCCTGGCCTTTGAGAAGGCGCTGGCCTACGGTTCTTTATCCCGCATGAAGATAGACAACATGAGGGAAGAACACCAGGAGAGGGTCATTCAGGATTCGGAGCGTCTGGCCAAGGAACAGGCCGCCGGGGAGCAGGCCGGCAAAGATCAGGAATCCGGGGATGAGGCTTCATCAGAACGCAGGGAGTATGGTTTCATAGCCGTATCCAGCGGGGAAGGACTGAGCGATATTTTCAGGGGAATCGGAGCCGACTGCCTTATTGAGGGAGGGCAGACCATGAATCCCAGCACAGAGGATATGCTAAAGGCCATTGACCGGGTAAATGCAGAGAACATTTTCATCCTGCCCAACAACAAGAATATTATCATGGCCGCACAGCAGGCCAGGGATTTAACGGAAGATAAGAACATAATCGTCATACCTTCCAGAACCGTTCCCCAGGGAATCACGGCATTGGTCAATTTCATGCCGGATTTGGGACCGGAGGAAAATACCCAGACCATGACCGAGGAAATGGGAAATGTAAGGACTGCCCAGATTACCTATGCGGTCCGAACCACCAATATTGACGGTATTGACATTGAAGAAGGGGATATCATGGCTCTGGGAGACCATGGTATGCTGGCAGTGGGAAAATCCGTGGATGCGGTTGCCCTGGATGCCATGAAAGAGATGCTGGATGAGGAATGTGAGCTTGTGACCATATACTACGGTGCAGATGTGTCTGAGCACGAGGCAGATACTCTCAGGGCTCAGGCCCAGGAGCAGTATCCTGATAAGGAAATCGAGCTTCAGTACGGGGGCCAGCCCATATACTACTATCTGATTTCTGCTGAGTAG
- a CDS encoding ROK family protein, translated as MLIGALEAGGTKMVCAVGKEDGTILEQVSIPTTTPEETIPKLIEYFQDKEIEALGVAAFGPVDVKPESETYGYILDTPKLAWRHKDFLGRLKDELKVPMGLDTDVNGSCLGEVTYGCAKGLDSVIYITIGTGVGVGVCINGTLLHGMLHPEGGHILLTRHEDDPTGGICPYHKNCLEGFASGPSIEARWGKKAVELVDRPEVWEMESYYIAQALVDYIVLLSPQKIILGGGVMHQEQLFPMIRQKVKEMLNGYIKTKELEDMDNYIVPASLHDDQGIMGCIKLGLNALRA; from the coding sequence ATGTTAATTGGAGCATTGGAAGCAGGCGGCACAAAGATGGTGTGTGCCGTTGGAAAGGAAGACGGCACCATATTGGAGCAGGTATCCATACCTACCACCACGCCGGAGGAGACCATACCTAAGCTTATCGAATATTTTCAGGATAAGGAGATTGAAGCCCTGGGTGTGGCGGCTTTTGGCCCTGTGGATGTAAAGCCGGAGTCAGAGACTTACGGATATATTCTGGACACGCCTAAGCTGGCATGGAGGCACAAGGATTTTCTGGGCAGGCTTAAGGATGAGCTCAAGGTTCCCATGGGACTGGATACGGATGTAAACGGCTCCTGTCTGGGAGAGGTGACATACGGATGTGCCAAGGGACTGGACAGCGTTATCTATATCACCATAGGAACCGGTGTGGGTGTGGGCGTATGCATCAATGGAACGCTGCTGCACGGAATGCTTCACCCCGAAGGAGGCCACATTCTTCTGACGCGCCATGAGGATGACCCAACGGGCGGTATCTGTCCTTATCACAAAAACTGTCTGGAGGGCTTTGCAAGCGGTCCCTCTATCGAGGCCAGATGGGGCAAAAAGGCCGTGGAACTGGTGGACAGGCCCGAGGTATGGGAGATGGAGAGCTATTACATTGCCCAGGCCCTTGTGGACTATATTGTGCTTCTTTCCCCCCAGAAAATCATTCTGGGCGGCGGAGTTATGCATCAGGAGCAGCTGTTCCCCATGATTCGCCAAAAGGTAAAGGAGATGTTAAACGGCTATATTAAGACAAAGGAACTGGAAGACATGGACAACTACATTGTCCCGGCAAGCCTTCACGATGACCAGGGAATCATGGGATGCATAAAGCTGGGACTCAATGCATTACGGGCATGA